From a region of the Streptomyces sp. NBC_00193 genome:
- the ilvN gene encoding acetolactate synthase small subunit, with protein sequence MSKHTLSVLVENTPGILARIAALFSRRGFNIDSLAVGVTEHPDISRITIVVNVEDLPLEQVTKQLNKLVNVLKIVELEHTNAIERELVLVKVRADNETRSQIVEIVQLFRAKTVDVSPEAVTIEATGGTDKLGAMLKMLEPFGIKELVQSGTIAIGRGGRSITDRSLRALDRSA encoded by the coding sequence ATGTCCAAGCACACGCTCTCCGTCCTGGTCGAGAACACGCCCGGCATCCTCGCCCGGATCGCCGCGCTGTTCTCCCGACGCGGGTTCAACATCGACTCCCTCGCGGTCGGTGTCACCGAGCACCCCGACATCTCGCGCATCACCATCGTCGTGAACGTCGAGGACCTCCCGCTGGAGCAGGTGACCAAGCAGCTCAACAAGCTGGTCAACGTGCTCAAGATCGTCGAGCTGGAGCACACCAACGCCATCGAGCGCGAACTCGTTCTGGTGAAGGTCCGCGCCGACAACGAAACGCGCTCGCAGATCGTCGAGATCGTCCAGCTGTTCCGCGCCAAGACCGTCGACGTCTCCCCGGAGGCCGTCACCATCGAGGCCACCGGCGGCACCGACAAGCTGGGCGCGATGCTCAAGATGCTGGAGCCCTTCGGCATCAAGGAGCTCGTCCAGTCCGGCACGATCGCCATAGGGCGCGGCGGACGGTCCATCACGGACCGCAGCCTGCGCGCGCTCGACCGCAGCGCCTGA
- a CDS encoding acetolactate synthase large subunit — MPMTEQATGAHHPQPRARTGGHQTAAVEHVTGAQSLIRSLEEVGCDTVFGIPGGCILPAYDPLMDSKKVRHILVRHEQGAGHAATGYAQATGKVGVCMATSGPGATNLVTPIADAHMDSVPLVAITGQVSSKAIGTDAFQEADIVGITMPITKHNFLVTRAEDIARTIAEAFHIASTGRPGPVLVDIAKDALQAKTTFSWPPAQDLPGYRPVTKPHAKQIREAAKMIAAAKRPVLYVGGGVMKAGATAELKVLAELTGVPVVTTLMALGSIPDSHPQNVGMPGMHGAVTAVTALQKSDLLIALGTRFDDRVTGKLDSFAPFAKVIHADIDPAEIGKNRAVDVPIVGDAREVIADLIQAVQAEANEGNAGDYTAWWTDLNRWRDTYPLGYDLPEDGTLSPQQVIERIGQLAPQGTIYAAGVGQHQMWASHFVNYEEPRTWLNSGGAGTMGYAVPAAMGAKVGMPERTVWAIDGDGCFQMTNQELATCALNNIPIKVAIINNGALGMVRQWQTLFYNQRYSNTVLHAGETGTDTAVGSQLGESAAPRMGTRVPDFVKLSEAMGCVALRCEDPADLDKVIAEANAINDRPVVVDFIVHEDAMVWPMVAAGTSNDEVMAARGVRPDFGDNEDD, encoded by the coding sequence ATGCCGATGACCGAGCAGGCCACCGGGGCCCACCATCCGCAGCCGCGGGCCCGTACCGGCGGACACCAGACCGCCGCAGTTGAGCACGTCACGGGTGCGCAGTCCCTCATCCGCTCTCTCGAAGAGGTGGGGTGCGACACCGTCTTCGGCATTCCTGGGGGCTGCATCCTCCCCGCGTACGACCCGCTGATGGACTCCAAGAAGGTCCGCCACATCCTGGTCCGCCACGAGCAGGGCGCCGGCCACGCCGCGACCGGCTACGCGCAGGCCACCGGAAAGGTCGGCGTCTGTATGGCCACCTCCGGTCCGGGGGCCACGAACCTGGTGACGCCGATCGCCGACGCGCACATGGACTCCGTGCCGCTCGTCGCGATCACCGGCCAGGTCTCCTCGAAGGCGATCGGCACCGACGCCTTCCAGGAAGCGGACATCGTCGGCATCACGATGCCGATCACCAAGCACAACTTCCTGGTCACCAGGGCCGAGGACATCGCCCGGACCATCGCCGAGGCCTTCCACATCGCCTCCACCGGCCGCCCCGGCCCGGTCCTGGTCGACATCGCCAAGGACGCCCTGCAGGCGAAGACCACGTTCTCGTGGCCGCCCGCCCAGGACCTCCCCGGCTACCGGCCGGTGACCAAGCCGCACGCCAAGCAGATCCGCGAGGCCGCCAAGATGATCGCCGCCGCCAAGCGGCCGGTCCTCTACGTCGGCGGCGGCGTCATGAAGGCCGGCGCGACGGCCGAGCTGAAGGTCCTCGCCGAGCTCACCGGCGTCCCGGTCGTCACCACCCTGATGGCCCTGGGCTCCATCCCGGACAGCCACCCGCAGAACGTCGGCATGCCCGGCATGCACGGTGCCGTCACTGCGGTGACCGCGCTGCAGAAGTCGGACCTGCTGATCGCCCTCGGCACCCGCTTCGACGACCGCGTCACCGGCAAGCTGGACAGCTTCGCCCCCTTCGCCAAGGTCATCCACGCGGACATCGACCCGGCCGAGATCGGCAAGAACCGTGCCGTGGACGTCCCGATCGTCGGTGACGCCCGCGAGGTCATCGCCGACCTGATCCAGGCCGTCCAGGCCGAGGCCAACGAGGGCAACGCCGGCGACTACACCGCCTGGTGGACGGACCTCAACCGCTGGCGCGACACCTACCCGCTGGGCTACGACCTGCCCGAGGACGGCACGCTCTCCCCCCAGCAGGTCATCGAGCGGATCGGCCAGCTGGCACCGCAGGGCACCATCTACGCGGCCGGCGTCGGCCAGCACCAGATGTGGGCCTCGCACTTCGTGAACTACGAGGAGCCCCGCACCTGGCTGAACTCCGGCGGCGCCGGAACCATGGGCTACGCGGTCCCCGCCGCGATGGGCGCCAAGGTCGGCATGCCGGAGCGCACCGTCTGGGCGATCGACGGCGACGGCTGCTTCCAGATGACCAATCAGGAACTGGCCACCTGCGCCCTGAACAACATCCCGATCAAGGTCGCGATCATCAACAACGGTGCGCTGGGCATGGTCCGCCAGTGGCAGACCCTGTTCTACAACCAGCGGTACTCCAACACCGTCCTGCACGCGGGCGAGACGGGCACCGACACGGCCGTCGGCTCCCAGCTCGGCGAGTCGGCCGCCCCCCGCATGGGCACCCGCGTCCCGGACTTCGTCAAGCTGTCCGAGGCCATGGGCTGCGTGGCGCTGCGCTGCGAGGACCCGGCCGACCTGGACAAGGTCATCGCCGAGGCCAACGCGATCAACGACCGCCCGGTCGTCGTCGACTTCATCGTCCACGAGGACGCCATGGTGTGGCCGATGGTCGCCGCCGGCACCTCGAACGACGAGGTCATGGCCGCCCGGGGCGTCCGCCCCGACTTCGGCGACAACGAAGACGACTGA
- a CDS encoding bifunctional diguanylate cyclase/phosphodiesterase → MQLLLAVVSSGYAVGAALGWGSEELAEIMGDFGLSAAGLLAAVSCFTYARAIDSRERPAWLLFAFSSLMGCCGNAVWGWYEVVLGEAVPKPSLADFAFLCFAPPAIVGLLVLAKRPVTRAGWVCLGLDSWLIGGSLLTLSWSLALAHAARTAQSGAPGSVPRAALSLAYPLLDIALVSMVLVLHFRRSETNRSAVNTAIAALALTVLSDALFTSPLLSAEYQSGQLLDAGWFAGSLLLAYAPWGARRLHPGPDPVAHARAERPHSRPITGSLPALTPYLAAAVCTLGILYNVVDGRKVDRVVVFTGCTVVLALVIRQGIMLLDNIALTQELAQKENHFRSLVQGSSDVIMIAAPTGTLRYVSPAAAGVYGREAEELVGTELATLIHPEDLGRVVHEVRRFLAAPPAEEPTTRIECRFRSGGGEWLNVESTVNRHQGGLILNSRDVTERVRLQAQLQHSAEHDPLTDLPNRALFTRRVRQALTGRRAGDHSTAVLFIDLDGFKAVNDTIGHQAGDELLIEAARRLQDSVRAGDTAARLGGDEFAALILGDGSRDRSAREYQVHEIADRLRTTLSQPYRIAGSEVRVAASIGVAFADPGITPSDLMRNADLAMYRAKAGGKDRVEMYAPQMQAEVVRKAELAGRLRTALHDGEFALLHQPVVSLASGEISAVVAQARWRSAQGILFTPAEFLRVATYSEGGAGEGGAGEGGSTPRTAVPDASRTAELGRWLLEEAVGQAAERHRAGHDVPVAVRMTAQRLLDRSMPLGSVEALLTRNGLPSGALVLELAVSDPRVPFDDLERRLAALRRLGVLIALDGFGSGYAAISALRRLPVDMLKLDRGLVEGVVESPRLHKITAGLLRIANDLGMQSVAEGVDLPEQVMALRAMGCTHGQGMAFSGPLDEYRLRRALVRGTFPVPGGAAQPALAGGSPGGSMVIHRGSHNETPVPPA, encoded by the coding sequence ATGCAGCTCCTCCTCGCGGTGGTCAGCAGCGGGTACGCCGTGGGCGCCGCGCTCGGCTGGGGCTCCGAGGAACTCGCCGAGATCATGGGCGACTTCGGGCTCAGCGCCGCCGGCCTGCTGGCCGCCGTCTCCTGCTTCACGTACGCCCGGGCCATTGACAGCCGGGAGCGCCCGGCCTGGCTGCTGTTCGCGTTCTCCTCGCTCATGGGCTGCTGTGGCAACGCCGTCTGGGGCTGGTACGAGGTGGTCCTCGGCGAGGCCGTGCCGAAGCCCTCCCTCGCCGACTTCGCCTTCCTCTGCTTCGCGCCGCCCGCCATCGTGGGCCTGCTCGTCCTCGCGAAGCGCCCGGTCACCCGAGCCGGCTGGGTCTGCCTCGGCCTCGACTCCTGGCTCATCGGCGGCTCCCTGCTCACCCTCTCCTGGAGCCTGGCCCTCGCGCACGCCGCGCGCACCGCCCAGTCCGGAGCCCCCGGCAGCGTCCCGCGCGCGGCCCTCTCGCTGGCCTACCCGCTCCTGGACATCGCGCTCGTCTCGATGGTGCTGGTGCTGCACTTCCGCCGCTCCGAGACCAACCGCTCCGCCGTGAACACCGCCATCGCGGCCCTCGCCCTGACCGTGCTGAGCGACGCGCTGTTCACCTCGCCGCTGCTCAGCGCCGAGTACCAGTCGGGCCAGCTCCTCGACGCCGGCTGGTTCGCCGGCTCGCTCCTCCTCGCGTACGCCCCCTGGGGCGCCCGCCGTCTGCACCCCGGCCCCGACCCCGTCGCGCACGCGCGCGCCGAGCGGCCGCACAGCCGCCCGATCACGGGCTCCCTGCCCGCCCTCACCCCGTACCTCGCGGCGGCCGTCTGCACGCTCGGCATCCTGTACAACGTGGTCGACGGCCGGAAGGTCGACCGGGTCGTCGTCTTCACCGGCTGCACGGTCGTGCTCGCCCTGGTGATCCGCCAGGGCATCATGCTGCTCGACAACATCGCACTGACCCAGGAACTGGCCCAGAAGGAGAACCACTTCCGCTCCCTGGTCCAGGGCTCCAGTGACGTCATCATGATCGCCGCCCCCACCGGGACCCTGCGCTACGTCAGCCCCGCCGCCGCCGGGGTCTACGGCCGCGAGGCGGAGGAGCTGGTCGGCACCGAGCTGGCCACCCTGATCCACCCCGAGGACCTGGGCCGGGTCGTCCACGAGGTGCGCCGCTTCCTGGCCGCGCCGCCCGCCGAGGAGCCGACCACCCGCATCGAGTGCCGGTTCAGATCGGGCGGCGGCGAGTGGCTCAATGTGGAGTCCACCGTCAACCGCCATCAGGGCGGCCTCATCCTGAACAGCCGCGACGTCACCGAGCGGGTCCGGCTCCAGGCGCAGCTCCAGCACAGCGCCGAGCACGACCCGCTCACCGACCTCCCCAACCGGGCCCTGTTCACCCGCCGGGTCCGCCAGGCCCTCACCGGGCGGCGGGCCGGGGACCACAGCACCGCCGTGCTCTTCATCGACCTCGACGGCTTCAAGGCGGTCAACGACACCATCGGCCACCAGGCCGGCGACGAACTGCTCATCGAGGCCGCCCGCAGGCTCCAGGACTCGGTCCGGGCCGGGGACACCGCGGCCCGCCTCGGCGGCGACGAGTTCGCCGCCCTGATCCTGGGCGACGGCAGCCGCGACCGCAGCGCCCGCGAGTACCAGGTCCACGAGATCGCCGACCGGCTGCGCACCACCCTCTCCCAGCCCTACCGGATCGCCGGGAGCGAGGTCCGGGTCGCCGCCAGCATCGGCGTGGCCTTCGCGGATCCCGGCATCACCCCTTCGGACCTGATGCGCAACGCGGATCTCGCGATGTACCGGGCCAAGGCGGGCGGCAAGGACCGGGTCGAGATGTACGCACCCCAGATGCAGGCCGAAGTGGTCCGCAAGGCGGAGCTGGCGGGCCGCCTGCGCACCGCGTTGCACGACGGGGAGTTCGCCCTGCTGCACCAGCCCGTGGTCTCCCTGGCCTCGGGGGAGATCTCGGCCGTGGTGGCGCAGGCCCGGTGGCGTTCCGCCCAGGGGATCCTGTTCACCCCCGCCGAGTTCCTGCGGGTCGCCACGTACAGCGAGGGAGGGGCCGGCGAGGGAGGGGCCGGCGAGGGCGGCTCCACCCCCCGGACGGCCGTACCGGACGCCTCGCGCACCGCCGAGCTGGGGCGCTGGCTGCTGGAGGAGGCCGTCGGGCAGGCCGCCGAGCGGCACCGGGCCGGGCACGACGTCCCCGTGGCCGTACGGATGACCGCGCAGCGGCTGCTCGACCGGTCGATGCCGCTGGGCTCCGTGGAGGCCCTGCTGACCCGCAACGGGCTGCCGTCGGGCGCGCTCGTCCTGGAGCTCGCCGTCTCCGACCCCAGGGTGCCCTTCGACGACCTGGAGCGCCGTCTGGCGGCGCTGCGCCGGCTCGGGGTCCTGATCGCCCTGGACGGCTTCGGCAGCGGTTACGCGGCCATCAGCGCGCTGCGCAGGCTCCCCGTGGACATGCTCAAGCTCGACCGGGGCCTGGTCGAGGGGGTCGTGGAATCCCCCCGGCTCCACAAGATCACCGCAGGTCTGTTGCGGATCGCAAACGACCTCGGCATGCAGTCGGTGGCGGAGGGGGTGGACCTCCCCGAGCAGGTCATGGCACTGCGCGCGATGGGCTGTACCCACGGTCAGGGAATGGCCTTCTCCGGACCTCTCGACGAGTACAGGCTGCGGCGAGCGCTCGTGCGCGGTACGTTCCCAGTACCGGGCGGCGCGGCCCAACCCGCGTTGGCCGGTGGTTCCCCAGGGGGCTCGATGGTCATCCACAGAGGCTCACATAATGAGACGCCCGTCCCACCCGCTTGA
- a CDS encoding 2-hydroxyacid dehydrogenase: protein MTAEMSETLDVWLPFPAEEIEGLPDSFRYRHWDGEEAFPADPAACVFYVTPYMKSPAVTLRPLPEMPRLRVVQTLTAGVDHVLGGLGDLAPGVRLCNAKGVHDASTAELALTLVLASLRGIPGMVRGQDREEWRFGFYEALADKSVLIIGYGAVGAAIEDRLAPFECERIVRVARTARTTARGPVHALADLPQLLPAADVVILSTPLTEETRGLAGAAFLGRMKDGALLVNVARGPVVDTKSLLVEVESGRLRAALDVTDPEPLPSGHPLWHAPGVLITPHVGGSSSAFEPRAKRLVARQLRRFAAGEPVENTVLITE, encoded by the coding sequence ATGACTGCAGAGATGTCCGAGACCCTCGACGTATGGCTCCCGTTCCCCGCCGAGGAGATCGAGGGGCTGCCCGATTCCTTTCGCTACCGCCACTGGGACGGTGAGGAGGCCTTCCCCGCCGATCCGGCGGCCTGCGTCTTCTACGTCACCCCGTACATGAAGTCCCCGGCCGTCACCCTGCGCCCGCTGCCGGAGATGCCCCGCCTGCGGGTCGTCCAGACCCTGACCGCCGGGGTCGACCACGTCCTGGGCGGCCTCGGCGACCTGGCCCCCGGCGTCCGGCTGTGCAACGCGAAGGGGGTCCACGACGCGAGCACCGCCGAGCTCGCCCTCACCCTGGTCCTGGCCTCCCTGCGCGGGATCCCCGGCATGGTGCGCGGCCAGGACCGGGAGGAGTGGCGCTTCGGGTTCTACGAGGCCCTCGCGGACAAGTCCGTACTGATCATCGGCTACGGAGCGGTCGGCGCGGCCATCGAGGACCGGCTCGCGCCCTTCGAGTGCGAGCGGATCGTCCGGGTCGCACGGACGGCGCGCACCACGGCGCGCGGGCCGGTGCACGCCCTGGCCGACCTGCCCCAACTCCTGCCCGCGGCCGACGTGGTGATCCTTTCCACACCGCTCACCGAGGAGACGAGGGGGCTCGCCGGCGCCGCGTTCCTCGGCCGCATGAAGGACGGCGCGCTGCTCGTGAACGTGGCCCGCGGACCCGTCGTCGACACCAAGTCCCTTCTGGTGGAGGTGGAGTCGGGCCGGCTGCGCGCCGCGCTGGACGTCACCGATCCGGAACCGCTGCCTTCAGGCCATCCGCTCTGGCATGCTCCGGGTGTCCTGATCACGCCCCATGTGGGCGGCAGCAGCTCCGCGTTCGAGCCGCGGGCCAAGCGTCTGGTGGCCCGTCAGCTCCGCCGGTTCGCCGCCGGAGAGCCCGTGGAGAACACGGTGTTGATCACGGAATGA
- a CDS encoding aldo/keto reductase codes for MERRSIGAGALTVGAIGLGCMPMSGAYAPSRRRREDSLDTLHTALDLGANLLDTADLYGPYTNELLLGRVLRERRSDAFVSAKAGLRADGVHVVADGRPGYLRRACDASLRRLRTDVIDLYQLHRVDPDVPVEESWGAMAELVGAGKVRALGFCALGAGAGPGAGPRGDRAYEATVRHLERAQQVFPVSAVQAELSVWSPQAAWRLLPWCAARGVGFLAAMPLGSGFLTGTLVPGEGFEPEDVRARHPRFTAYAMAANQVLVAGLRRVARRHGAEVTAAQVALAWVLAQGPQVVPVPGTGQAHRAAENARAAEVRLTAEDLVELSELPVPMGA; via the coding sequence GTGGAGCGCAGGTCGATCGGGGCGGGGGCGCTGACGGTGGGTGCCATCGGCCTCGGCTGCATGCCGATGAGCGGGGCGTACGCGCCTTCGCGCAGGCGGCGCGAGGACTCGCTGGACACCCTGCACACGGCCCTCGACCTGGGGGCGAACCTGCTCGACACCGCCGATCTGTACGGCCCCTACACCAACGAGCTGCTGCTCGGCCGGGTGCTGCGCGAGCGCCGCTCCGACGCCTTCGTGTCCGCGAAGGCGGGACTGCGGGCCGACGGGGTGCACGTGGTGGCCGACGGGCGCCCGGGGTACCTGCGGCGGGCCTGCGACGCCTCGCTGCGGCGGCTGCGCACCGACGTCATAGACCTCTACCAGCTGCACCGGGTGGACCCGGACGTGCCGGTCGAGGAGTCCTGGGGCGCGATGGCGGAGCTGGTGGGCGCGGGGAAGGTGCGGGCGCTGGGCTTCTGCGCGCTGGGGGCGGGCGCCGGGCCGGGTGCGGGGCCGCGCGGGGACCGGGCCTACGAGGCGACCGTGCGGCACCTGGAGCGGGCACAGCAGGTGTTCCCGGTGAGCGCGGTGCAGGCGGAGCTGTCGGTGTGGTCGCCGCAGGCGGCGTGGCGGCTGCTGCCGTGGTGCGCGGCGCGGGGGGTGGGGTTCCTGGCGGCGATGCCGCTGGGGAGCGGGTTCCTGACCGGGACCCTGGTCCCGGGCGAGGGGTTCGAGCCCGAGGACGTACGGGCCAGGCATCCGCGGTTCACGGCGTACGCGATGGCGGCGAACCAGGTGCTCGTGGCGGGGCTGCGCCGGGTCGCCCGGCGGCACGGGGCGGAGGTCACGGCGGCGCAGGTGGCGCTGGCGTGGGTGCTGGCGCAGGGTCCGCAGGTGGTTCCGGTGCCGGGAACCGGGCAGGCGCACCGGGCGGCGGAGAACGCGCGGGCCGCGGAGGTGCGGCTGACCGCCGAGGACCTGGTGGAGCTGTCGGAGCTGCCGGTGCCGATGGGCGCCTGA
- a CDS encoding sorbosone dehydrogenase family protein: MPVRSHGGPRARARGVLAAFALAGCGALLAAGCSPPAGTGARPSDAPPGTAAGSSPPGASGAPSASASASAAASAPPAKGRVTVTGVAAQGLESPWGVAPLPDGNLLVASRDKGTISRVDVGTGAVTPVGKVPGVAPGGEGGLLGLALSPSFASDRMVYAYFTTESDNRIARLRYDEKRPAGDQLGAPDTVFRGIPKGLIHNGGRIAFGPDKMLYAGTGETGQTGLAQDKTSLGGKILRMTPDGDPVHGNPEADSVVYSYGHRNVQGLAWDKDKRLWAAEFGQNTWDELNLIEPGANYGWPEAEGKAGKPGMRDPVAVWKTDEASPSGIAWAQGSVWMAGLKGQRLWRIPLAGAVPAAEPEPFLSGEYGRLRTVVALGGDKVLLVTSETDGRGSPETGDDRILTLTVE, from the coding sequence GTGCCGGTGCGTTCCCACGGCGGCCCGCGCGCCCGGGCCCGTGGGGTGCTGGCGGCATTCGCCCTGGCCGGATGCGGGGCGCTGCTGGCGGCGGGGTGCTCGCCGCCGGCGGGCACCGGAGCCCGGCCGAGCGATGCGCCACCGGGCACGGCGGCAGGCTCCTCGCCGCCGGGCGCCTCGGGCGCACCCTCCGCCTCTGCCTCCGCCTCGGCGGCGGCCTCCGCCCCGCCCGCCAAGGGCCGGGTGACGGTGACCGGCGTGGCCGCCCAGGGCCTGGAGTCCCCGTGGGGCGTGGCTCCGCTGCCCGACGGGAACCTGCTGGTCGCCTCGCGGGACAAGGGCACGATCAGCCGGGTCGACGTGGGCACGGGGGCGGTGACCCCGGTCGGCAAGGTGCCCGGGGTGGCCCCGGGCGGCGAGGGCGGGCTGCTGGGCCTGGCCCTGTCCCCTTCCTTCGCCTCGGACCGCATGGTGTACGCCTACTTCACCACCGAGTCCGACAACCGCATCGCCCGGCTGCGCTATGACGAGAAGAGACCGGCGGGCGATCAACTGGGCGCGCCCGACACGGTGTTCAGGGGCATCCCCAAGGGGCTCATCCACAACGGCGGGCGGATCGCCTTCGGCCCGGACAAGATGCTCTACGCCGGGACGGGCGAGACCGGGCAGACCGGGCTGGCCCAGGACAAGACCTCGCTGGGCGGGAAGATCCTGCGGATGACCCCGGACGGCGATCCGGTGCACGGCAATCCGGAGGCCGACTCGGTCGTCTACTCGTACGGGCACCGCAATGTGCAGGGTCTCGCCTGGGACAAGGACAAACGGCTGTGGGCGGCCGAGTTCGGCCAGAACACCTGGGACGAGCTGAATCTGATCGAGCCCGGCGCGAACTACGGCTGGCCCGAGGCCGAGGGCAAGGCCGGCAAGCCGGGGATGCGCGATCCGGTGGCCGTGTGGAAGACGGACGAGGCCTCGCCGAGCGGGATCGCCTGGGCGCAGGGTTCCGTCTGGATGGCCGGGCTGAAGGGGCAGCGGCTCTGGCGGATCCCGCTGGCCGGGGCGGTCCCGGCGGCGGAGCCCGAGCCGTTCCTGTCGGGCGAGTACGGCCGGCTGCGCACCGTGGTGGCCCTCGGTGGGGACAAGGTGCTGCTGGTCACGAGCGAGACGGACGGGCGCGGGTCGCCGGAAACCGGCGACGACAGGATCCTGACACTGACGGTGGAATGA
- a CDS encoding DUF6191 domain-containing protein produces the protein MFNMIEELFSPGRKHTDEEKKRLELSRIDVNDGDPGKGPIDLDSGKVLIRTKEHPAA, from the coding sequence GTGTTCAACATGATCGAGGAGCTGTTCAGTCCGGGGCGCAAACACACGGACGAGGAGAAGAAGCGGCTGGAGCTTTCCCGGATCGACGTGAATGACGGCGACCCGGGAAAGGGTCCGATAGACCTGGACTCCGGCAAGGTGCTCATACGTACCAAGGAGCACCCGGCGGCGTAG